The nucleotide sequence AAAATATCAGGAGCGCGATTAGGAATATAATTAAGGCTCTCTAATTCACGCGCAATTTTTTCTCGTAAAGCTTCAGAGACTTGTTCGGGGTTACGCAAAAAACGACTCACGGTCATTTTGGTAACACCAACTCGCGAAGCTACATCCTGTAATGAGGGGCGTTTTTTCTTCATTTTATATCGCAACTATCCAAAAACACTCGTATTAATACGCGCTTTAATTTTCCAAGAATGCTGATTATAGCCCTAGGTTATACACTATTTCGAATAAAGTTTTTCAGATGTGTGCCGAGATTTGATTTTGACTGATGATCCCTTGACTTAAGCCAAAGGAAAGATAGTATTCTTCGCTGTAGAATAAATGAAATAACGATATCAATATAAAACAATAAACAGTGTGAACCTATGGCGATCCACAGACGACAATTTCTAACTTACCTCACGACTATTGCGACATTATCGGCACTTCCACATTCGGTAAGAGCCGCAATAACCTCGCGTATTGCAGCACAATTTGGTCATATTCCTGCATCAGCCACAATCCATCGGGTGATTAGTGCGGGACCGCCTACTGATCAATTGTTACTCGCATTAGCACCTGAAAAATTATTGGGTTTTTCCTCACTTAATTTAGAAAAAAGCCCTTTATTTTCAGATGAACTACGCAAACTCCCCCGTTTAGGACGTTTATCAGGGCGAGGAAGTACACTCTCTTTAGAAGCTTTACTGACGTTAGAGCCCGATATCATTATTGATAGTGGTAATGTGGATGAAACCTATCGCTCATTAGCGAAGCGTGTCTCTGATCAAACGGGTGTACCTTATGTGTTAATTGATGGCATATTAAAAGATAGCCCAGCTCAGTTACGCCAAACAGGGGCTTTATTAGGTGTTGCAGAAAGAGCAGAAACATTAGCGCAGATTGCAGAGCAATATCTTAGTGATGCCGCGCTTTTTGTATCTGAACAAAAAGAGAGTCCACGTTTTTATCTTGCTCGAGGTGCCAAAGGATTACAAACGGGTGCAAGAGGCTCTATTCACACAGAAGCCATTGAAGCCTTAGGTTTTGAAAACGTGGTTGATATTCCTGATTTTACTGGTTTGACTGATGTTTCCCCTGAACAACTGTTAATGTGGAACCCTGAAATTATCATCACACAAGATGAAAATGCCTATCAGCAAATCACACAAAGTTCTGTATGGAACAGCATTCAAGCCGTTAAAAACAACAAAGTGTTACTGTTTAAAGGGCTACCATTTGGTTGGTTAGATGGCCCTCCGGGTATCAACCGTTTAATGGGGATGCGTCGCTTACAGAGCCATTTTGACGTTCGAATAGAAAAGCAAGCCGCTCAAGATCTACAAAATTACTTTGCTCATTTTTACCATACGCAATTAAGTGCTGAACAATGTCAGCAATTGCTGGGGTATTCATGAGTCAATCAGTACGTATCACGCTTTTATTTGCGGTATTCTTCATCGTTGCGTTAATTGCAATCACCAGTGGTAAGTATTCACTTACCGCTAATGAACTGTGGACGCTGGTAAGTAATAAATTAATAGGCAATGTAGAATACAGCAGAACTGAAACCGTCTTTTGGCAAATAAGATTTCCCCGTGTTCTTGCGGCAATCTTAATTGGTGGAGGACTCGCTATTGCGGGAGCTGCTTATCAAGGTATGTTCCGTAACCCATTGGTTTCTCCTGATATTCTTGGCGTTTCATCAGGTGCGGGCGTGGGTGCTGTTTTAGGTATTTTTCTTGGGCAATCGATGTTGTCTATTCAGCTATTTGCCTTTGCAGGCGGTTTGGCAACGGTTGCCTTAGTCTATTTTATTGCAAGGCTTGCTAAACAACATGACCCTGTCCTTTCCCTTGTATTAGTTGGTATTGCGATTAGTGCATTATGTGGCTCGGCAATTTCATTAATGAAAATTCTCGCTGATCCTTATACGCAATTGCCCTCAATTACCTTCTGGCTTTTAGGGGGGCTTTCAACTATTACCGCCTCTGATTTATTTTCTGTCGCACCGTTAATGCTGGTTGGCTTTATTCCGCTGATTTTATTGCGCTGGCGTATGAATATCCTCAGTTTATCTGATGAAGAAGCCAGAGCATTAGGTTTAAATGTCGAAGTGACGCGGTTAGTTTTTATTTTGTCAGCAACATTGATAACCGCAAGTGCCGTTTCTATTGCGGGCA is from Proteus columbae and encodes:
- a CDS encoding iron ABC transporter substrate-binding protein, producing MAIHRRQFLTYLTTIATLSALPHSVRAAITSRIAAQFGHIPASATIHRVISAGPPTDQLLLALAPEKLLGFSSLNLEKSPLFSDELRKLPRLGRLSGRGSTLSLEALLTLEPDIIIDSGNVDETYRSLAKRVSDQTGVPYVLIDGILKDSPAQLRQTGALLGVAERAETLAQIAEQYLSDAALFVSEQKESPRFYLARGAKGLQTGARGSIHTEAIEALGFENVVDIPDFTGLTDVSPEQLLMWNPEIIITQDENAYQQITQSSVWNSIQAVKNNKVLLFKGLPFGWLDGPPGINRLMGMRRLQSHFDVRIEKQAAQDLQNYFAHFYHTQLSAEQCQQLLGYS
- a CDS encoding FecCD family ABC transporter permease produces the protein MSQSVRITLLFAVFFIVALIAITSGKYSLTANELWTLVSNKLIGNVEYSRTETVFWQIRFPRVLAAILIGGGLAIAGAAYQGMFRNPLVSPDILGVSSGAGVGAVLGIFLGQSMLSIQLFAFAGGLATVALVYFIARLAKQHDPVLSLVLVGIAISALCGSAISLMKILADPYTQLPSITFWLLGGLSTITASDLFSVAPLMLVGFIPLILLRWRMNILSLSDEEARALGLNVEVTRLVFILSATLITASAVSIAGIIGWLGLIVPHIARLLVGANFSQQLPVSLLVGAIMLLITDTLARTIASIELPLGILTSAIGAPFFLMLLLRTRKGA